The segment AttctaatataatatatttatgacTCTCTATGTTAATGATGTAATACAAACGAGTCTTGATGCCCAAGGCCATTGCATGGCAATCTGCAAGGGTTGAAAACCGAAACATAATCCTACCGATTGGAGCTACAATTTCCATGCATTTGCTCTATAAACCCTAATTCCTTTCTCATTTCCCATGATGGGTCATGCTTACTACTACACCCTCCTGCAACAATACACGTATCAACTTAAACTCATTATGTTTTACTGTATGAGAAACTAATTTTCCATTCAGACGAACAAGACTTCATATATCTATTAGATTGGCATTGAAATAGAAGGGAATTGTGTTATTGTTACAAGTTGGTTTTGCCAATACCAAAATCAAGCTCGCGATGTCTGATTCCTTTGCCATGCAAAATTACTGCGAGTCACACATGCCTGCAATTTCAAAGCTTGTAATTTTTGTaagaaaccaaaaccaacttaagtACCAAGAAATCAATAAACCAAACCTGCATAGGAAAAGAGTAATATTATTTATGCAATGACTAAATGGCAACTAAAATTAtactatttaaattaaaaatatttaacactaaatatttaaatttatactATTGAATATATAAAAAACAGTGAAATTAATTATTGAAACTGGATATCTATACTTAGTGGTATTGTTCTTTATACGCCGACTGCATTCCGTTTATACTGATAAATATTATTATACTTTTCAGTTTGCAGTGAATTTGGAAGGTTCAAATTCTGTTTACCAACTTCCTCACCCAGCTAAACAGGGACATAATGTCTGCACCAACCCATTAATTTTGATGTGATGCATCTCATTTTTAATTTATCGTCATTGAAAACTTCAACCTTCAATATAAAATTATGcatttttaaaaatatagaatattgtTTTATCAATACAGCTGAAgaattaatatttcatattttttgaattattttctttttaaaataaatttgaaattattGAAATGGTGTTATTATTACAAGTATTGAAATATCATTAACTTTGCCAATAGATTAGTTATTTTTAAAAATAGATTTAAATTATTGAATGTGATGAACAAAGATTGTAGGAGATTATAAATAGCCATTGTTTGTATGACATCATGAACACACAAActcataaatatattatattaaactAAAGTAATAATAATCCAATAGTAATAATTTCCATCTTGCATGTTTGTTTACTATTTTAGATTGTACATAAATAATGGtattgttgtttattttttaggttttgtcTTTGGAAGTTCATATTTATACATAGCTTTTAAATTGATATATAGTTATCATttgttgaaaataattttttattgaatttatgttttttttaaatagatGGATGGACATTGTTACAATGAAGAGTTTTGTAACGACAAAGTGGAAAGTCAAAAATCTGTGAATTCTCCTCTAACCTCGACCGAGTCATCAAGTTCAAACATATTCACCCCTTCATTTATGGATACAACATTCCATGGAATCTAATGTCATATCCATGATATTCTTGATCATTTAGAAAATATTTATGTTGAGATAGCAGCAATTAATGATCGAGACATGCAGCAAGTCTGTGACATTCAGGAAATGATGCATTTTTTAAATTTCAAGGTTCAACCACTGGACCAGTTTTTCAAAGAGATCacacatgatgaaatgcaatttcAAGGAGAACATTGCAGGGAAATCAAAGAAGGCTTTGTTCTTTTCCTCAATCAATAGATAATGCAAAAAGGATCATCCTTCACAGTATATATGTACATAACATATGCATAGTGTCTCTTCAGAGTTTTAAGTCTTTAGAGTTTAGTTTTTATTTTCAGTGAGTTGAGTTTGGCTTTAGAGTTTAGTTTGTCCTCTTAATTGTTGAGTTTGTTTTGATGTATATGTATGTGGAAAGGTAATTCCACATTTTGTAAAAAACAAATGTACATGGTTTTCTAAACTATGAAATACATGGATAATAAATTTTCCACAATAattctttctttcatttcttgcacTTGCACATTCTTTTTCAAAAATATTGAATTCAATTATATTTAATAGTCAACTAATAATATAAAACTATAATTTATTTATGAGTCTCTTTGTTAATGATGTAATACAAACAATGGCTATCTACTGCACCACAAAAGTTTGAATTCAATTTTGTATACAAGGACTAAATAATTTGAATTaggaaaagaaagtgtcaaaattCAATTAAACATTAACTACAAAAATATTGAATTCAATTATATTTAATAATCAACTAATAATATTCTACTATAATATATTTATGAGTCTTTGTATAATGATGTAATACAAACAATGGCTATCAACCTCACTACAAAAGTTTGAATTCAATTTTGTATACAAGGACTAAATAAATTGTATTaggaaaagaaagtgtcaaaattcaattaaacattaactgcaaaaaatattgaattcaattatatttaataatcaactaataatattgcaataattagataaataaaaataaaaatgaatatattgataataatattaataaagttACAAACTTGAAAAAGGTTGACAATATTAATAATGATTTGATAACTTGATACAATCTATAGTTTTATGAATGTTAATTAGATCAATGTATATGACTcatatttttaatttgtttaacAAATTTGTAGAAATGGGTCGATCAAAGAAATATTTTGAATCTGAAGAACAAAGAAAGGAATATAAAAGAgaatatcaaagagaatatcagAGACAATATAGGAAACGAAAAAATGAACAAATGTCAGATGCCCAAAAGGAAGAGCAAAAGAGGCAAAGGAATGAAACAGAAAGAGCTACATATGCATCTAGAAGATTACAAATATCAACCCAAGAATTACCGGCACAACATAGTGAATCTGAAATTTTACATTTCATTACATGTCAACAACCAGTTCGAGATGCACAACCACAAGAAATCGGTTTTCAAGAGGAAACCATCCAAACAACGTTGAATCAAAATAACACACAAAACGTTGGAAATCTTCGAGAAGGGGAATCCCAACTACCAATCGATTTCAATACAAAAAACACTCCAAATCCAAATGGATTACTTCGCACTGAATTTAAAAAGGTGCAAATGACATTTCGTAATCATTTAGATGCCTACCAATCACCTTGCATGTGTCATATTTGCCAAGAATCTTATATTGGAATGAAAGTATATTGAAATCCGGAAGGACCTGTTTGCAACAGATGCAAGCAAGAGAGAGGAATAAATAGATTATCAACTATCAATAATATGGATCCCGAATCCCAACCACTCGAACTAGCATGCTTGacgcaagtagaagaaatgcttatCACACGCGTAAATCCAATATTACAAGTTATGCATGCCACAGGTGGTCAATTCAAATATAAAGGACACACAATAATTAGCTTTCCACAACACATTGAAAAAATGGCGGAAAAATTGCCACATTCTATTACAAGCTTGCCAATAATTATAATGCGAAGGAAAGATCAACGCAGGACGAGTTACAATTTTACAGTAAATAAAGACCGTGTTTATAGAGCACTACAATACAAAATTTAGAATGACAAATTTTATGCAGACGTCACGATTGATACATGTGCACTAGAAAATTTATCAGAAGGATCTGATCAAAATATATTTGAACAGCTGAAAACTGTAAACATGGATTTAGATTCTGACACAAATGAAATTCGGTTTGTTGGACCGCTCTTGGAAACTGAAGAAGAAAACATTATTGATCACACGACATCGATGGCATCAAAACCACCAAATGCACAAAGAGAGATGGAGTTGATTTGTGCATGGATTAACAACAATAACACACATCCATCATCATTGTTCGAGTGACCATCAATTGGTGGATCTCCAATCAACGAATATATTACATTGGGACTACTAGATATGGCATTCCCAACATTGTTTCCCGATGGGAAATTTGATTGGTTGGAGCCTCGAATAAAACAAGTAAATCTCCATGAATATGCAAAGCATCTAATTCGATATAGAGATAACCATTTTGGGAAGCATCCCAGGTTCCGATATTACATTACAAATATGATTATGAGGCATCGAGCACAAACGTCAACTTCCGTTTTCATCAAAAGAAATCTAGGTGAATTGCCAATCACTATAATGGAACTACGTGAGCATATGGAGAATATTCCAAACTCACAAGGTCTTCCATGACAATTGATACAACAACCAACCAAGAATTTGATAGCTGTGTGCATTTATTTTCAACAAACGACAATGTTCACAACCACAACAAGAAAAAATTACAATCATTAAAAAATCCAGTTGCACGCAACATTGCATCAAAAGTACGAAATGTTACTGCTAACAAAAGTGGAATGGATGATGAACTTGATGTAGAATTATTATTATCCAAAAATGCCAGAGTAATGTTGACATCAAATCTATGGATAGAAGCAGGACTTGTCAACAAAGCtttaggaaatattagaaaaaatgttTATAAACTAGGAAGTGCACCACCTCAACCACCAGCATACGTGTTAGTTGAATTTGACAATTACTCCGGACTACCATTCGATGATTGTCATCCATCCTCAATTCCAGTTCCAGCAATTGAAAGAGGTGGTTCTTCTCAAATACCATTGCGCTTGGCATGGGCACTAACAATACACAAATCTCAAGGGCTCACTCTTCAAAAGGCTACCATCGATATAGGGCCAACTGAAAGTACTGGTCTCACGTTCGTGGCAATCTCTCGTGTGAAAAGCTTACAGGGCCTACGGATCATGCCACCATTCAGCTATGCTAGGTATGAGAAATTAAACAAAGGCAAACAAGTCGTCAgcaggaaaagagaagaagaaaggcTTCAATCCATCCAGAACAATTCACGTAAGTTTTGCTTTCATGAAGTACATCTATTTTCCACTTACTTGAATGCTACTATATAATGAAAATTAAAACCTGTTAATGACAATCACTATTTTCAATAATAAGAATGACAAACTTAATCATAATTTGCTTTCTTCTCACAGGGCCTTAACATAAAATTGACGACATGGAAAACACAATGAAATTTCTATGACATCAATATCGCTctgtacaaatgaaaatgtacaTTACTCCCCCTCCATATTATAGAATAAGGTTTTCAAATTTTCCAACCATTAATTATAAACAATTTTACCTCTAAATTggcatatttaaaaatattaatattaatgtcAATTGCTTTTGTTTTTTACAGGAGCTTCACATAAAACCAAAGACGTGGACACAACTTTTACATTCATAAGTACCAATTGTAAAATGTATTGCATTGGCTATTACTGCAAAATATAATTGTATTGCCCTTCCAATTTATATTTCTCTACTTGTATAGATTTTTAATGAATTTGTACACATGTTGGAACAAACCACACTTCACTCAGTGTTCTTAAATTTGATCATCACGTGCTACAATTTTCCTGATTCATGTCGAAATTGGAGTTTGTTTTAGAAATGTATTTTATTAATATATGAAAGttgttcaaaatatttcaataacgCTCACTCAATTAgtttaattgattattaattaaattaacattaacaactaattaattatttaaatataatcaaaattcTATTGACAATTTTTAACgaatattttcaaattcacataTTTATTATACAAATGAGATATGAAAAATGTATTTAAATAAtgtattaaactaaatttattttaCTCAAAATGTCTAAAATATTCTAATACCTAAATGAACACCGTCACTCCTATGACCATAAATCCTAAGCATAATTCCTATGCATGAATATCATTAATCCTAACTCTCATTGTAACCCTAAATCTACACATAAACCAAAAAAATTAAGCCAAAACCTAATCATACAATAACCAATTTATatattatctatttatttaatttcttctaCCTCTACTCATATCCTTTCTCTTggcgcctatttttaatcaattttatatcCTAATGTCAAATAGGCGCCAAGAGAAAGGATATGAGTGGGAGTATTTTATAtataataagaatatatatatgcTAGTTTATTTACCAGTTAAAGacttatatataataataataataatacgatgaatactttcaaagattttagcatttttaattattaattaggaTTATAGGCTAACTTGTGTTTCTATTACTTCCATGTGGATTTGTCAAATCGAAGCCCCGATTTGTAGAAGGGTTTTGATTACCCCTTTTGAGGATTCAGATTGGATTTACAGTAGACATTTAACAAGGCAAACTAATCTCTGCTATTATACTTGTTTATAGACTTGTTAAATTGATTCGCTCTAATTTCTTGTAGGGTTTGATTGGGCTTTTTAAGGCTTGGGCGAAGAGTATATATTTTGAGAAGGTAAAGTTATCTGCCATTACACTAGTTTACAGTACTGCTAAATTGATTGGCACCAATTTCTTGGAGGGTTTGATTAGCCTTTTCAAGGCTTGAGCTTGGATTTACAATACATATTTGAGAAGGTAAATTTTGGTCACGGGGTGGAAGCATTCACAGAGCAGAAGACAAAGTGTAGGATAGTTGCGGGAAATGGAAGTAGGGGCAAAAGAAAAGGAAGATGGGTTGAAGAAACTCGAGTATTTGTCTCTGGTTTCCAAGGTGTGCACAGAGCTGGAGGCGCATGTGGGATGCGCTGATAAGGTATTAGCGGAGTTTA is part of the Cryptomeria japonica chromosome 10, Sugi_1.0, whole genome shotgun sequence genome and harbors:
- the LOC131038515 gene encoding uncharacterized protein LOC131038515, with protein sequence MTIDTTTNQEFDSCVHLFSTNDNVHNHNKKKLQSLKNPVARNIASKVRNVTANKSGMDDELDVELLLSKNARVMLTSNLWIEAGLVNKALGNIRKNVYKLGSAPPQPPAYVLVEFDNYSGLPFDDCHPSSIPVPAIERGGSSQIPLRLAWALTIHKSQGLTLQKATIDIGPTESTGLTFVAISRVKSLQGLRIMPPFSYARYEKLNKGKQVVSRKREEERLQSIQNNSRASHKTKDVDTTFTFISTNCKMYCIGYYCKI